One window from the genome of Aquabacterium sp. A3 encodes:
- a CDS encoding formylglycine-generating enzyme family protein produces MRRLKIITGAMSLVLASTACQSHDQPSKAGPVDGKAPQAFLDKMRGQLKFVEGGSFQMGDFGHLHSEERLPYSTSTNNKPLHKVTLDSFSMSAYKITYEDHDVYAETAGVPKVGMDKFTIKRRHPKIAASLIWQEARDYCQWLGKQLNLPMDLPTEAQWEYAARNRGQFWVVATDNGKMELGRNAFSFDERSAYAKQHGLTRREPSLPQGHFPPNPLGLYDMFTEGHEWMLDWYAPDYYAKSPEKNPMGPATGTEKVLRSSRSANGEHLIMGDGLSFTRSHRPPEGLVDDELILPAGRGTTSRCVVNQTTPVGP; encoded by the coding sequence ATGCGCAGACTGAAAATCATCACGGGTGCAATGTCATTGGTGCTGGCCTCAACGGCATGCCAGTCCCATGATCAACCAAGCAAGGCGGGCCCTGTCGATGGCAAGGCTCCGCAAGCGTTTTTGGACAAGATGCGGGGTCAGTTGAAGTTTGTGGAGGGCGGCAGCTTTCAGATGGGCGACTTTGGCCACCTGCATTCCGAAGAGCGCCTGCCCTACAGCACGTCGACAAACAACAAGCCGCTGCACAAGGTGACGCTGGACAGCTTCTCGATGAGCGCCTACAAGATCACCTACGAGGATCACGATGTCTACGCAGAGACGGCGGGCGTGCCCAAGGTCGGAATGGACAAATTCACGATCAAGCGGCGCCACCCCAAGATCGCTGCCAGCTTGATCTGGCAAGAGGCCAGAGACTACTGCCAGTGGTTGGGCAAGCAGTTGAACCTGCCCATGGACTTACCTACAGAAGCACAGTGGGAGTACGCCGCGCGCAACCGAGGCCAGTTCTGGGTGGTGGCTACCGACAACGGCAAGATGGAACTGGGGCGAAATGCGTTTTCGTTTGATGAACGATCTGCCTATGCAAAGCAACATGGGCTGACGCGGCGGGAGCCATCATTGCCTCAAGGCCACTTCCCCCCCAATCCCTTAGGCCTGTACGACATGTTCACCGAGGGGCACGAATGGATGCTCGATTGGTACGCGCCTGATTACTACGCCAAGTCACCAGAAAAGAATCCGATGGGGCCGGCGACTGGGACAGAAAAAGTACTGCGAAGTTCGCGCAGCGCGAACGGTGAACACCTCATCATGGGCGATGGGCTGAGCTTCACCCGTAGCCACAGGCCACCGGAAGGACTCGTCGATGACGAATTGATTCTTCCAGCAGGACGAGGAACCACCAGCCGTTGCGTGGTCAATCAAACAACCCCAGTGGGGCCGTGA
- a CDS encoding LysR family transcriptional regulator, which produces MLELRHLRSLVAIADAGKLATAAERVHLSQSALSHQIRALEDHHGLALFERTRQGLQFTPAGERLLTLARSVLGEVSAAERDLQRMKGETTGELRIALECHTCFDWLMPVMHAFRQRWPEVEVDLVAGFHAEPLALLKEGRADLVIGSAPKSARAWQVSPLFKFEMMAVVANDHPLRHKRFVTARDLADETLITYPVPDARIDLVREVLAPAKVNPARRTAELTVAIVQLVASRRGVAALPSWGLQSYLEHDYVQAVRIGPKGLWSELHAICPKAQASRPYMQDMAQIIRQQCAQLPGIEWLA; this is translated from the coding sequence ATGCTAGAACTCCGCCACCTCCGCTCCCTGGTCGCCATCGCCGACGCCGGCAAACTGGCCACGGCGGCTGAGCGGGTGCACTTGAGCCAATCGGCGCTGTCGCACCAGATCCGCGCTTTGGAAGACCACCATGGCCTGGCGCTGTTCGAGCGCACACGCCAGGGTCTGCAGTTCACCCCCGCTGGCGAGCGCTTGCTCACCCTGGCGCGCAGCGTGCTGGGCGAGGTCAGCGCGGCCGAGCGCGACTTGCAGCGCATGAAGGGCGAGACCACAGGCGAGCTGCGCATCGCGCTGGAGTGCCACACCTGCTTCGATTGGCTGATGCCCGTGATGCACGCCTTTCGCCAGCGTTGGCCCGAGGTCGAGGTCGATCTGGTGGCGGGCTTCCATGCCGAGCCCTTGGCCTTGCTCAAAGAAGGCCGGGCGGACCTGGTGATCGGCTCGGCGCCCAAGTCGGCGCGGGCCTGGCAGGTGTCGCCTTTGTTCAAGTTCGAGATGATGGCCGTGGTGGCCAACGACCACCCCTTGCGCCATAAGCGCTTCGTCACGGCCCGCGATCTGGCCGATGAAACCCTGATCACCTACCCCGTGCCCGATGCCCGCATCGACCTGGTGCGCGAGGTGCTGGCGCCCGCCAAGGTCAACCCGGCGCGCCGCACGGCCGAGTTGACGGTGGCCATCGTGCAGTTGGTGGCCAGCCGGCGCGGCGTGGCGGCCCTGCCCAGTTGGGGCCTGCAAAGCTATCTGGAGCACGACTATGTGCAGGCCGTGCGCATCGGCCCCAAAGGTCTGTGGAGCGAGCTGCACGCCATCTGCCCCAAGGCCCAGGCCTCGCGCCCCTACATGCAGGACATGGCCCAGATCATTCGCCAGCAGTGCGCGCAGTTGCCCGGCATCGAATGGCTGGCATGA
- a CDS encoding LysR family transcriptional regulator: MDPAALSLLVDILDAGNLSEAARRLNMSRANVSYRLKQFEQQLGAQLVRRTTRQLQPTEMGLRLYEHGRRIRQELAAAHEAVNTLGQSLQGRVRLSLPSGYGQMVMSPWLLDFKRSYPGIVLDVAFENRVTDLLRDEVDIAVRVMSNPPDSLVARDMGPVHYVACAHRRHVQAHGLPRTLDELGRAPIITSGVVGRQLVLAAYLEGERHEVALQPTLTSENFLFLREAIVAGLGVGLVPDYVVADLVAQGEVLTTLDEWKLSIFGMRMMMLYMPNRHHTRAASTFIDYVLDQARRSQAAMSSISSSHTL, encoded by the coding sequence ATCGACCCTGCCGCCCTGAGCCTGCTGGTGGACATCCTGGACGCCGGCAACCTCAGCGAGGCGGCCCGGCGTTTGAACATGAGCCGCGCCAACGTCAGCTACCGGCTCAAGCAGTTCGAACAACAACTGGGCGCCCAACTGGTGCGCCGCACCACCCGCCAGTTGCAGCCCACCGAGATGGGCTTGCGCCTGTACGAGCATGGCCGCCGCATCCGGCAAGAGCTGGCCGCGGCCCACGAGGCCGTCAACACCCTGGGGCAAAGCCTGCAAGGCCGTGTGCGCCTGAGCCTGCCCAGCGGTTATGGGCAGATGGTGATGTCGCCCTGGTTGCTGGATTTCAAGCGCAGCTACCCGGGCATCGTGCTGGACGTGGCCTTTGAGAACCGCGTGACCGACCTGCTGCGCGACGAGGTGGACATCGCCGTGCGCGTGATGAGCAACCCGCCCGACAGCCTGGTGGCCCGCGACATGGGCCCGGTGCATTACGTGGCCTGCGCGCACCGCCGCCATGTGCAGGCGCATGGCCTGCCCCGCACGCTGGACGAACTGGGGCGTGCGCCCATCATCACCTCAGGCGTGGTGGGGCGCCAATTGGTGCTGGCCGCCTACCTGGAGGGCGAGCGCCACGAAGTGGCCCTGCAGCCCACGCTCACATCCGAGAACTTTTTGTTTTTGCGCGAGGCCATCGTGGCCGGCCTGGGCGTGGGCCTGGTGCCTGATTACGTGGTGGCTGATCTGGTGGCGCAGGGCGAGGTGCTGACCACGCTGGACGAATGGAAGCTCAGCATCTTCGGCATGCGCATGATGATGCTGTACATGCCCAACCGCCACCACACGCGGGCCGCGTCCACCTTCATCGACTATGTGCTGGACCAGGCCCGGCGCAGCCAGGCGGCGATGTCGTCGATCTCGTCTTCGCACACGCTGTGA
- a CDS encoding acetyl-CoA C-acyltransferase, whose product MRQAVIVATARTPLTKSHRGELNITPGPTLAAMAVKAAVQRAGIEPDRIEDCILGCGYPEGITGRNIARQSIIRSELPLSIAGATVNRFCASGLQAIAMAASRIVVDGAPAMIAGGIESISGIRTREDGNSGMDPWIVEHKPALYMAMIETADIVAQRYGISREAQDRFSVESQRKTAEAQAAGRYRDEIVPITTTMAVQDKASQEITHHTATIDHDTCNRPGTTYEALAKLAPVRGPDQFITAGNASQLSDGASACVLMERAEAERLGLQPLGAFRGMALAGCEPDEMGIGPVFAVPKLLARHGLTVDDIDLWELNEAFASQSIYCQQRLGIPDERLNVNGGAISIGHPFGMTGARLVGTVLLEGRRRKAQNPKVKWAVVTMCIAGGMGAAGLFEIF is encoded by the coding sequence ATGCGCCAAGCCGTCATCGTTGCCACCGCCCGCACGCCGCTGACCAAATCCCACCGGGGCGAGCTGAACATCACCCCCGGGCCCACGCTGGCCGCGATGGCCGTGAAGGCCGCCGTGCAACGCGCCGGCATCGAGCCCGATCGCATTGAAGACTGCATCCTGGGGTGTGGCTACCCTGAGGGCATCACCGGCCGCAACATCGCCCGGCAAAGCATCATCCGCAGCGAGCTGCCCCTGAGCATCGCGGGCGCCACGGTCAATCGCTTCTGCGCCTCGGGCCTGCAGGCCATCGCGATGGCGGCCAGCCGCATCGTGGTGGATGGCGCGCCGGCCATGATCGCCGGCGGCATCGAGAGCATCTCGGGCATCCGCACGCGCGAAGACGGCAACAGCGGCATGGACCCATGGATCGTCGAGCACAAGCCGGCCCTGTACATGGCCATGATCGAAACGGCCGACATCGTGGCGCAGCGATACGGCATCAGCCGCGAGGCCCAAGACCGCTTCTCGGTGGAGAGCCAGCGCAAGACCGCCGAGGCCCAGGCCGCCGGGCGCTACCGCGACGAGATCGTCCCCATCACCACCACCATGGCGGTGCAGGACAAGGCCAGCCAAGAGATCACCCACCACACGGCCACCATCGACCACGACACCTGCAACCGACCGGGCACTACCTACGAGGCCCTGGCCAAGCTGGCGCCCGTGCGCGGGCCTGACCAGTTCATCACCGCCGGCAACGCCTCGCAGTTGAGCGACGGCGCCTCGGCCTGCGTGCTGATGGAGCGTGCCGAGGCCGAGCGCCTGGGCCTGCAGCCGCTGGGCGCCTTCAGGGGCATGGCCCTGGCCGGTTGCGAGCCCGATGAAATGGGCATCGGGCCGGTGTTCGCGGTGCCCAAGCTGCTGGCGCGACACGGCCTGACGGTGGACGACATCGACCTGTGGGAACTCAACGAAGCCTTCGCCTCGCAAAGCATCTACTGCCAGCAGCGGCTGGGCATCCCGGATGAGCGCCTGAACGTGAACGGCGGTGCGATTTCGATCGGCCACCCCTTTGGCATGACCGGCGCCCGCCTGGTGGGCACCGTGCTGCTGGAAGGCCGCCGACGCAAGGCGCAGAACCCCAAGGTGAAGTGGGCCGTGGTGACCATGTGCATTGCCGGCGGCATGGGCGCCGCGGGCCTGTTCGAGATTTTCTGA
- a CDS encoding acyl-CoA dehydrogenase family protein has protein sequence MDLSFTPDEQAFKDEVRHFVQHEVPAALRAKVRDGQHLSKAEHEQWHALLHQRGWLASHWPREWGGPGWTPVQRFIFDHECALAYCPRTVPFGVNMLGPVLIKYGTEAQKRHWLPRILNGDDWWCQGYSEPGAGSDLAAVKTTAVKDASGEFYVVSGQKTWTTLGHHANMIFCLVRTNREAKKQEGISFLLIDMRSPGVEVRPIITLDGAHEVNEVFFTDVKVPVANLVGTEHQGWTCAKFLLTYERTNIAGVGFSVAALARVKAVASRVMKGGRPLLDDPLFAARLARIEIDLRNMQTTNLRVIAAAADGGAPGAESSMLKIKGTEIRQELSALLRRALGPQAMALWQHGAEESGPDTGGRPGANPMERGTPPEADFAAQQYFNNRKLSIFGGSNEVQKNIIAKLILGL, from the coding sequence ATGGACTTGAGCTTCACCCCCGACGAACAGGCCTTCAAAGACGAGGTGCGGCACTTTGTGCAGCACGAGGTGCCCGCCGCCCTGCGCGCCAAGGTGCGCGATGGCCAGCACCTGAGCAAGGCCGAACACGAGCAATGGCATGCGCTGCTGCACCAGCGCGGCTGGCTGGCCAGCCACTGGCCGCGCGAATGGGGTGGCCCCGGATGGACGCCCGTGCAACGGTTCATCTTCGACCACGAATGCGCCCTGGCCTACTGCCCCCGCACCGTGCCCTTTGGCGTGAACATGCTGGGCCCCGTGCTCATCAAGTACGGCACCGAGGCGCAAAAGCGCCACTGGCTGCCGCGCATCCTCAACGGCGACGACTGGTGGTGCCAGGGCTACTCCGAGCCCGGCGCCGGCTCGGACCTCGCCGCCGTCAAAACCACGGCCGTCAAGGACGCCTCGGGCGAGTTCTACGTGGTCAGTGGCCAGAAAACCTGGACCACCCTGGGCCACCACGCCAACATGATCTTCTGCCTGGTGCGCACCAACCGCGAGGCCAAGAAGCAAGAAGGCATCAGCTTCCTGCTGATCGACATGCGCAGCCCCGGCGTGGAGGTGCGCCCCATCATCACGCTGGATGGCGCCCACGAGGTCAACGAGGTGTTCTTCACCGATGTGAAGGTGCCGGTGGCCAACCTGGTGGGCACCGAGCACCAGGGCTGGACCTGCGCCAAGTTCCTGCTCACGTACGAGCGCACCAACATCGCGGGCGTGGGCTTCTCGGTGGCGGCGCTGGCCCGCGTCAAGGCCGTGGCCAGCCGCGTGATGAAGGGCGGGCGCCCCTTGCTGGACGACCCCTTGTTTGCCGCCCGCCTGGCCCGCATCGAGATCGATCTGCGCAACATGCAGACCACCAACCTGCGCGTGATCGCGGCGGCGGCCGATGGCGGCGCCCCCGGCGCCGAAAGCTCGATGCTGAAGATCAAGGGCACCGAAATCAGGCAGGAACTCAGCGCCCTGCTGCGCCGCGCCCTGGGGCCGCAGGCCATGGCCTTGTGGCAGCACGGCGCCGAGGAATCCGGCCCCGACACAGGGGGGCGCCCTGGGGCAAATCCCATGGAGCGCGGCACGCCACCTGAAGCAGACTTCGCTGCCCAGCAATACTTCAACAACCGCAAGCTGTCGATCTTCGGGGGCTCCAACGAAGTCCAGAAGAACATCATTGCCAAGCTGATCCTGGGGTTGTAA
- a CDS encoding type VI secretion system Vgr family protein, which yields MTDLSGIQHAVRGAVDAALQSLLDQLLGAGIHQHTRMLRLHTPLGPQVLMAERVRMHEALVPEADHAFSMDVLAVSTQAQLNPNDLIGQPVLLELLTEGGHALAGSTSAWRPFHGHVLAMHLLGSDGGLARYHLQVGTWLDLLAHRTDSWVFQHLSVVDLTEAIFRDHQAQGALVPQWRWELADRQAYPVRSLCVQHAETDLAFLRRLWAEEGLYAWFEHTGQPGEPGLGSHTLVLADHPGAFQPHAPGASEAVRFTQASAVLKGDSLHRWHAHRQVGPTELSTASWDHRSVENHIGHSLSDAAHDQPMALRHTDQPGAYAHHTPADAQRLADVHMQALQSQRKRFEGQGTVRTLRPGSTLALTDHPRHADGERFVVLSVTHTARNNLSADAQAGLDQRLGPAHLPGLHNDSAEPLYQGRLQAQRLNVPYRASYRAPCTPEGHRRAQAQVHGLQTALVVGLGPDTPVHTDRDNRIKVQFHWQRGAQASHRLNHLTGDDNAPASDASGTWVRVAQSWAGQNWGAVFVPRVGQEVLVGFMEGDADRPVVLGAAYNGEGQANAQGNRIGGGAAGATGNAPAWFPGSETRGELEGHAHTACLSGFKSQSLEASQHGGGGHNQLVMDDTPGQGRVLLHTTQQQTWLQMGHLLQQADNLRLAHRGHGLELHTQAQAALRAASGLHLSSHARPAGTTSAQGQPMNSREAQQQLSAHARLLTALAANAKTHRADLPQEPDAAQLPAHESLQATLQSLKGTQASEHGRVATTERPDLLLSAAAAITTLTPAHTVLSAGRHATLTTAADLNLLAQRHQAWAVKNGISLFTRGEAKNTQRAVQDTGLKLHAASGNVRTEAQSGPFTLTAQHAIDLQSTAADIVISAPNKIVLNGGGGYIKIEGGNIELGTSGPASFKGGQKVLTGGGSASASPPNLAKPSGMKLEGGHHLQYQAVDAAGKPLANRPYVMFMPDGTTHAGKTDAAGKTKLITTENRQQVQVYIEDAEHQGFRVLSQNQ from the coding sequence ATGACCGACTTATCCGGCATCCAGCACGCCGTGCGCGGCGCTGTGGACGCCGCACTTCAATCGTTGCTCGATCAATTGCTGGGCGCAGGCATCCACCAGCACACCCGGATGCTGCGCCTGCACACCCCCCTGGGCCCGCAGGTGTTGATGGCCGAGCGCGTGCGCATGCACGAGGCCCTGGTGCCCGAAGCCGATCACGCCTTCTCGATGGACGTGCTCGCGGTGAGCACCCAGGCGCAGCTCAACCCCAACGACCTCATCGGTCAGCCTGTGCTGCTGGAGTTGCTCACCGAGGGCGGTCACGCCTTGGCGGGCAGCACCTCGGCCTGGCGTCCGTTCCATGGCCACGTACTGGCCATGCACCTGCTGGGCAGCGACGGCGGCCTGGCCCGCTACCACCTGCAGGTGGGCACCTGGCTGGACCTGCTGGCCCACCGCACGGACAGCTGGGTGTTTCAGCACCTGTCGGTGGTGGACCTGACCGAGGCCATCTTTCGCGACCACCAGGCCCAGGGTGCGCTGGTGCCGCAATGGCGTTGGGAACTGGCCGACCGCCAGGCCTACCCCGTGCGCTCGCTGTGCGTGCAACACGCTGAAACCGACCTGGCGTTCTTGCGCCGCCTGTGGGCTGAAGAAGGCCTGTACGCCTGGTTTGAACACACGGGCCAACCAGGCGAGCCCGGCCTGGGCAGCCACACCCTGGTGCTGGCCGACCACCCAGGGGCCTTCCAGCCCCACGCCCCTGGCGCGTCAGAGGCGGTGCGCTTCACCCAGGCGTCGGCGGTGCTCAAGGGCGACAGCTTGCACCGCTGGCACGCCCACCGCCAGGTGGGGCCCACCGAACTGAGCACCGCCAGCTGGGATCACCGCAGCGTGGAGAACCACATCGGCCACAGCCTGAGCGACGCGGCCCACGACCAGCCCATGGCCCTGCGCCACACCGATCAGCCCGGCGCCTATGCCCACCACACCCCTGCGGATGCGCAGCGCCTGGCCGACGTCCACATGCAGGCCCTGCAATCGCAGCGCAAACGATTTGAAGGCCAAGGCACCGTGCGCACCCTGCGCCCGGGCAGCACCTTGGCGCTGACCGACCACCCGCGCCATGCCGACGGCGAACGCTTTGTGGTGCTGAGCGTCACCCACACGGCACGCAACAACCTGAGCGCCGACGCCCAGGCGGGCCTGGACCAGCGACTGGGCCCCGCCCACCTGCCCGGCCTGCACAACGACAGCGCCGAACCCTTGTACCAAGGGCGGCTGCAGGCCCAGCGCCTCAACGTGCCCTACCGTGCGTCCTACCGCGCCCCTTGCACGCCTGAGGGGCACCGCCGAGCACAAGCGCAGGTGCACGGCCTGCAAACCGCCCTGGTGGTGGGCCTGGGCCCCGACACCCCCGTGCACACCGACCGCGACAACCGCATCAAGGTGCAATTTCATTGGCAGCGCGGCGCGCAGGCCAGCCACCGCCTCAACCACCTCACGGGCGACGACAACGCCCCGGCCTCTGACGCCTCAGGCACCTGGGTGCGCGTGGCCCAATCCTGGGCTGGCCAGAACTGGGGTGCCGTCTTCGTGCCCCGCGTGGGCCAAGAGGTGCTGGTGGGCTTCATGGAGGGCGATGCCGACCGCCCCGTCGTGCTGGGCGCCGCCTACAACGGCGAAGGCCAAGCCAACGCGCAAGGCAACCGCATCGGTGGCGGTGCCGCAGGCGCCACGGGCAACGCGCCGGCGTGGTTCCCCGGCAGCGAAACGCGTGGCGAGCTGGAAGGCCACGCCCACACCGCGTGCTTGAGTGGCTTCAAGAGCCAAAGCCTGGAAGCCAGCCAGCATGGTGGCGGTGGCCACAACCAGCTCGTCATGGACGACACCCCCGGCCAAGGCCGCGTGCTGCTGCACACCACCCAGCAGCAAACCTGGCTGCAGATGGGCCACCTGCTGCAACAGGCCGACAACCTGCGCCTGGCCCACCGTGGCCACGGCCTGGAGCTGCACACCCAGGCCCAGGCTGCGCTGCGCGCCGCCAGCGGCCTGCACCTCAGCAGCCACGCCCGCCCCGCCGGCACCACCAGCGCCCAGGGTCAACCCATGAACAGCCGCGAGGCGCAGCAACAACTGAGCGCCCACGCCCGGTTGCTCACCGCCTTGGCCGCCAACGCCAAAACCCACCGCGCCGACCTGCCCCAAGAGCCCGACGCCGCCCAACTGCCTGCGCACGAGAGCCTGCAGGCCACGCTGCAAAGCCTCAAAGGCACGCAAGCATCGGAGCACGGCCGCGTGGCCACCACCGAGCGCCCTGATCTGCTGCTCAGCGCTGCGGCTGCCATCACCACCCTCACCCCCGCCCACACGGTGCTGAGCGCTGGCCGCCACGCCACCCTCACCACCGCCGCTGATCTGAACCTGCTGGCCCAACGCCATCAGGCCTGGGCCGTGAAGAACGGCATCAGCCTCTTCACCCGGGGCGAAGCCAAAAACACCCAACGCGCCGTGCAAGACACCGGCCTGAAGCTGCACGCCGCCAGCGGCAACGTGCGCACCGAAGCCCAAAGCGGCCCCTTCACCCTCACCGCCCAACACGCCATCGACCTGCAAAGCACCGCCGCCGACATCGTCATCAGCGCCCCCAACAAAATCGTGCTCAACGGCGGTGGCGGCTACATCAAGATCGAAGGCGGCAACATCGAGCTGGGCACCAGCGGGCCGGCCAGCTTCAAGGGGGGGCAGAAGGTGTTGACGGGGGGTGGGAGTGCGTCGGCGTCACCCCCGAACTTGGCTAAACCCTCTGGGATGAAACTGGAGGGTGGGCATCACCTTCAATACCAGGCAGTAGATGCTGCAGGTAAGCCCTTGGCAAATCGCCCATACGTGATGTTCATGCCGGATGGCACCACTCACGCAGGGAAGACCGACGCAGCAGGCAAGACCAAGCTGATCACCACGGAGAACCGGCAACAGGTTCAGGTCTACATCGAAGACGCCGAGCATCAGGGCTTTCGGGTTCTCTCACAAAACCAATGA
- a CDS encoding mechanosensitive ion channel, translated as MGFETMWSSMQTSLGSQAPHLLYALGVLLAGWVVALVARAGVVRGLAALGVNRRLSSAADQPMDIEKGVGVGVFWLVMLVALVAVFNALNLTMVSGPLSGLLQQLADFAPRLLAAGALAFVAWVVASVLKLLVGKLLDKTTLDEQLAAHARMSPISTSLADTVFWVVILLFLTMILDVLGMQSLVAPLSHMVDKVLSMLPNVVAAVVIGGVGWLVATVLRNIVSNLAQTAGIDRLAGDSAEKVQLSRVVGLFVFVAVFLPALVAALDALRIEAISRPATEMLNQIMSAIPHIVAAAMILVVTWLVASFASRLLAALLAGVGLDGVPAKVGLGHVFERVSASTLIGHVLRFFAMLFAVVEAAAQLGFMQVRDLVGSFIAFGGDVLLGSVILVVGFWLANLAHDAVDRASGPNSKGLARVARYAILALVVAMGLRAMGIADDIVNLAFGLTLGAVAVAFALSFGLGGREAAGQLLSHWVARLRKDD; from the coding sequence ATGGGGTTCGAGACGATGTGGTCAAGCATGCAGACATCCCTGGGCAGTCAGGCCCCACACCTGTTGTACGCCCTGGGCGTGTTGCTGGCGGGTTGGGTGGTGGCGCTGGTGGCGCGTGCGGGGGTGGTGCGCGGGCTGGCGGCCCTGGGGGTCAACCGGCGCTTGTCCTCCGCGGCCGATCAGCCCATGGACATCGAAAAAGGCGTGGGGGTTGGGGTGTTCTGGCTGGTGATGCTGGTGGCCCTGGTGGCGGTGTTCAATGCCTTGAACCTGACGATGGTGTCGGGGCCCCTGTCGGGTTTGCTGCAGCAACTGGCTGATTTTGCGCCGCGCTTGCTGGCCGCCGGCGCCTTGGCGTTTGTGGCCTGGGTGGTGGCCTCGGTGCTCAAGCTGTTGGTGGGCAAGCTGCTGGACAAGACCACGCTGGACGAACAATTGGCCGCCCATGCCCGCATGAGCCCCATCAGCACAAGCCTGGCCGACACGGTGTTCTGGGTGGTGATCTTGCTGTTCCTGACGATGATCCTGGACGTGCTGGGGATGCAGAGCCTGGTGGCGCCGCTGTCGCACATGGTCGACAAGGTCTTGTCGATGCTGCCCAATGTGGTGGCGGCGGTGGTGATCGGCGGTGTGGGCTGGCTGGTGGCCACGGTTTTGCGCAACATCGTCAGCAACTTGGCCCAGACCGCAGGCATCGACCGCCTGGCGGGCGACAGCGCCGAGAAGGTGCAGCTCTCGCGCGTGGTGGGGCTGTTCGTGTTCGTGGCGGTGTTCTTGCCCGCCCTGGTGGCCGCCCTGGACGCCCTGCGCATTGAGGCGATCTCGCGTCCGGCCACCGAGATGCTCAACCAGATCATGTCGGCCATCCCGCACATCGTGGCCGCCGCCATGATCCTGGTCGTGACCTGGTTGGTGGCATCGTTTGCCAGCCGACTGCTGGCCGCCTTGCTGGCGGGAGTGGGCTTGGATGGCGTGCCCGCCAAGGTGGGTTTGGGACACGTGTTCGAGCGCGTCAGCGCATCGACGCTGATCGGCCATGTGCTGCGCTTTTTTGCGATGCTGTTTGCTGTGGTGGAAGCCGCGGCGCAACTGGGCTTCATGCAGGTGCGTGACCTGGTGGGCAGCTTCATCGCCTTCGGGGGCGATGTGCTGTTGGGCTCGGTGATCCTGGTGGTGGGCTTCTGGCTGGCCAATCTGGCGCACGACGCGGTGGACCGCGCCAGCGGCCCCAACAGCAAAGGCCTGGCCCGTGTGGCGCGTTATGCCATCCTGGCCTTGGTGGTGGCCATGGGCTTGCGTGCCATGGGCATCGCTGACGACATCGTCAACCTGGCCTTCGGCCTGACCCTGGGCGCCGTGGCCGTCGCCTTTGCCTTGTCGTTCGGCCTGGGCGGCCGTGAGGCGGCTGGGCAGTTGCTGTCGCACTGGGTGGCGCGACTGCGCAAGGACGACTGA
- a CDS encoding alpha/beta hydrolase gives MMLDALEYETGPQPQRCLIILHGLGADGSDFEPVCQMLARDLADLGPLRFVLPSAPVMPVSINGGYRMRAWYDIRPTTGPEREDALTMRASLQAIHALMDTEVARGVPADGIVLMGFSQGCAMTLLAGLRYPHTLAGLVGLSGYLPLPETTEAERHPANVRTPVFIGHGDADGVVPTVRGQQAYAVLRQLGQPVEWHEYPIDHSVCEDEIDDIAAWLRRAWSST, from the coding sequence ATGATGCTTGACGCCCTGGAATACGAAACCGGCCCGCAGCCCCAGCGCTGCCTGATCATCCTGCACGGCCTGGGGGCCGACGGCAGCGACTTCGAACCCGTGTGCCAGATGCTGGCGCGTGATCTTGCCGATCTGGGGCCCTTGCGCTTCGTGCTGCCCAGCGCCCCGGTCATGCCGGTCAGCATCAATGGCGGCTACCGCATGCGGGCCTGGTACGACATCCGGCCCACCACCGGGCCCGAGCGTGAAGACGCGCTCACGATGCGCGCCTCGCTGCAGGCTATCCACGCCCTGATGGATACCGAGGTGGCACGTGGCGTGCCTGCCGATGGCATCGTGCTGATGGGCTTTTCGCAGGGGTGCGCCATGACGCTGCTGGCGGGCCTGCGCTACCCACACACCTTGGCCGGGCTGGTGGGGCTGTCAGGCTACCTGCCCCTGCCCGAGACCACCGAGGCTGAGCGCCATCCCGCCAACGTGCGCACACCGGTGTTCATCGGCCATGGCGATGCCGATGGCGTGGTGCCCACGGTGCGCGGCCAGCAGGCCTACGCCGTGCTCAGGCAGTTGGGCCAACCCGTGGAGTGGCACGAGTACCCCATTGATCACAGCGTGTGCGAAGACGAGATCGACGACATCGCCGCCTGGCTGCGCCGGGCCTGGTCCAGCACATAG